CTATACACATCTACAATATAAGAATCATTGCTGCCTTTAAATATTGtcaaacattgacgtatattctatagacacgaacgtccatataaactattttttcaaaatctgaattataatggcaaccaaaacgtcactgtcataacctatttattcttgaacaacaaataattttacttatttgactaatattctttattcacatccaggtttacacttagactcgagttcttatattatgagcgacACTCCGTACATAATCCACGCTGTCAAGGTtgaatcatactaaagtcaggtgtacagATTGCAGTACAATTCTGTCGAACACAATGAGAGCACGGAGCGctagatctagtacgtagtatatgtatatcgatgttgtcaaatatttcataaatataaatatgaaaaggcGCTAAGTATTACAACCTTGTACCTCCCACTAACCACAGAACCATGGCGTCTACAAAACTGTGTCACAGATAAGGTACTTAGGTGTTACGAGAGCGCGCCTGAGGTCCGAATAAGGCTCGCCGTGTACAGTCAAGCCGGACTGATGGCTTGATGACTATCAACTGATGGTATTCGGATAAAGTATTCGTCATGGTGTTCGGTTGAAATTTCTTAGAATAtacgattaaatattttaaatcattccATGGTATTTATAAACTACATTTACTAAAGACAAATGCCCATTACACATAGAGATTCAAGCTCCGAAGCTAACACTCAAATAATGACtgagattttgtttatttaaatactaaaaatattagaaagaataaaaaatctaattagaaGTCTTcagataattgttattaataaaaatgcctTAGTAACCCCACTAACAAATcataaaacacatacaaatacCTACTACGTAGATGTACGATTtgcttactaataaaataaattcagtgTTATTGTTGAATTTGATGTGATTTTACtgtcatttattattcataatatataatatacttttagatTAACATGGCTGCTTTAAATTTCTACCATTTTGATATGCATAAGATGATTTAAATTCCTCTATGAAtacataaaacaacaaatactcATCGcagacttttaaaaaaataagaaaattttaaattgaaattataaaaatacatataattattaaaaaataaatagacgtaataaaacaattatataagaGACatcgaacaaaatataaaaacaaaattcaaacttTTCGACGAATTGCGCAATCTTTtctttaaagttaataaatattgagaaaaATTTTATGTCGATACAATATGtaagcaatattataataacagatCACGATATTGTCGCCCCTGCTCGTGTTAATTAATGCTATCTAAGATCTTCATTACATTTTATCTTTAGAAAGGGTTTGAAGTCACCCCACAAACATTGCGAATGAATCATAGTACAATTCATAGTAAATTTTTCCTTATAGCGGTAAAAACGTTCAAAACAcgaggaaaatatttttctataccacacattcttactaatattataaatgtgaaggtttatgatgtttgaatgtttatattagAAGTGAAAGCAAAGGCTGAATAAATTGGGATGTAATTTGGCACCCGGATATATCATAATCATAAACATATATAGGTTAATTGTGTGTTgtatatatgcaaatatttacgatCCAACAAAGGTAtctcacacgggcgaagccgcgacaCCAAATACTAAATTGCAATATCATCGGAACAAAACAAAACCTCACTAAAATGatagcataataatatacaaatgcaTTTATTATGAACTAATTTTATCGAAACCGCGTGATATTTACCATTCAAATGCGGTTAGCGAAATTACTAAGTTAGCAAAACCACTACATTGCATAAAATTGTGAATTAGTTCAACTTCATTGTTTAATCACAGGTATGACGGCTAATTACATTGAGTATTAACATCTGGCTCAGTAATGACATATTTGAAgtgataattaatttgaattttaattaaaactaaactgGTTGCACCCCTCAGTTAGTCCACGCTACCGTTCGTGTTCGGTCGACACGATGTCTTCGGAAGATATAATCAAACTGCGTTGCATATAGTGAATATTATATACTCTGTCTTCGGAACTATCATTGCTGCGACTGGAATCTGGTTCTTCGTGGAACTCTCAGAACTCATCAGCTTGAGGAACAGCAACCACTATCTCTTGGACTACCAGTCTATTGGCCCCAAGTGGTGCCATGGCTCTTCATTCTCTATGGAGTTTTCGTGATGCTGACAGCCGTGTGTGGTTGGTGTGGAGCTAATAAAGAAAGCCGAGGGTTGCTCGGAATCCACGGAGTTTTCTTCTCTTCATGGTTATTGGACAATTAATAGCTGCAACTTTAATCTTTGTTTACGTCGATGGAGAAGCCACTGATAATTTCATAACTGATACGGTATATGATGGATATCATAATACGGAATCCAATACCGAAGCCTTAGAGGCTTTTGGAAGATTCGAGAGAAATTGCGATGCTGTGGAGCGAATGGCGCAAGAGACTATAAGAGCTGGAGGAATGATCTTCCTTTAAGCTGTTGTCTAGATAGTCAGAGCATTTGTGAGTTTACTGATAAAGAAGCAAACGAAAGACTTGGATGTGCGAAGGTGGCTTCTGTATACACTAAGATCATCAGTTCTTCTGTCGCTGGAGCGTCTCTACTGTTCTCTCTGGTGGAAATTGTGGGATTAGTGTTGGCTTGGAGGTTGTTTGACTCTTTGAAAGAAGTGGAGCATTATATTCAGGACGAGATGGCGGGCGAAACTGAGTGTTAATGTTAGTGACAATTACGGATAAGTGAtaagttaattacttaattgtttaaggtaaagtaattatacacTAAACATTGGTGACTCAAGTTTTTGAAGGTTATTAAAATGGTCATgagtaattaaaatgatatatttatggaatacattatatttaaaatatataggtaattgttaaagtaatgcaattttgaaatatgtgtcACTaacactatttaattttatatattatattgtatttttaattgattaggcaagcatgtaatattattttacgcaCTATCTTAATTTATTCCATAACTTTCTATTAAGGTTACATTAGATGAATTGTTTTAGtaacttagttttataaattattttaatggaagaataaatattgttaagttataagtaattaaaaaagtacaaGTAAATCTACTCTAATTCCCTACAAACACACTATCAACATATTAAAACACAGTACTTAACTCATGTTAGGATCAATCCATCAGTCAATCAAGCATACTTGTTCGCGTGCGCCCACACTCCACTCTAAGGCGCGGCGAACACGTTTATAAAACTAGTTGCATCACCGCTGCACCTCTCATTTGTTCGACAATAATCTGCGCGTGCGGCCGCTACGATGTCCAAAGACGACATGATACGCTCGGTTCTCTACGTAGTTAACGTGATATACGCTGTGTTCGGGCTGATCACGGCCGCCACGGGAATATGGTTCTTTGTGCAACTATCAGAGTTCGTCAGCCTAAGGAATAGTAACCACTATCTGCTGGACTATCGTGTGTACTGGCCTCAGGTCGCGCCGTGGCTGTTTATCCTGCTTGGACTGTTTGTGATGCTCATTGCATTCTGTGGTTGGTGCGGGGCTAACAAGGAAAGTCGCGGTCTCTTAGGCATCTATGGAATCTTCCTGATTCTCATCATAGTTGGACAAGTGATTGCTGCTACGTTGATCTTCGTGTTTGTTGATGGTGAAGACACTGACAGGTTCATAAAGGATACAGTATATGATGGATATTACAACACCCAGTCGAACCCTGATGCGTTTAAGGCGTTCGGAAGGATTGAAAGGAAGCTGAGGTGCTGTGGCGCGAATGACGCGAGAGATTACAGAAGTTGGAGGAACGACTTGCCGCTCACCTGCTGCCAGGACAGTTACTACCGCGCCACTTGTGACTTTACTGATAAAGAGGCAAACGAAAGATTAGGATGCGCGAAAGTGGCTTCTGTTTACACGAAAATCATCAGTTCTTCAGTCGCTGGAGCTTCTCTGCTTATCTCCTTGGTGGAAATCGTCGGCGTGGTGATGGCTTGGAGATTGTTCAAATCGTTAAGAGAGGTGGAGCATTACATCCACGAAAGAAAGGAGGGAGAAACCGAGTGTTAGTGCCAGTATTACCGAATTGTGTTCGACACGACTGTAATCGATTACCGACTCTTTAGACATCCTTGTTAACCAATTGTCTAATTAAGATATCTTTCACGCGTCTCGGGTCAAAGTTGGTCTGGAACGGTCATAATGCGCCGCTTCCTCTTTACCAACGTTGACTTCTCGAATGACGTTACCCaccattatagttttatttgggTATTTGCAGTTACcaatattataagttttgtaaAAATTCGGCAGCTTATAATTATGTCAGGAATTTATTAAGTAGTGAATGCATTAAGTACCCAATTAGTTGTAATTAGGTTATATCGGTATTTCACAATGTATTTGTTTAGAAAACGGTATCTAGGTCAGGCAAAATTAAATTCGATAATTGTTAGAGGAAAGTAATTTCCTATACAATGATCTATGGTGGGACGGAAGCTCCAATTGCATTTCTAGAAGCGTGAGCTCATGTCGTAATGTGAGAGGTTTCAAGGCCCCTCATGAGATTTCGGCCTCTGCTACCTCTGTCCCACATACAGCTTTCGCAACAACTATTGAGCCGTTACGATACTcctctatgttaatttttacgcAACGTGTGTTATGCTCGTAGTATTTACAATGAATATCAATTTGGCCTTTCCCAATCTTTGTGGGTCGGATTGTACACGTGCGatgaattttaaagttataaatttaaacagaaatTAAGAATGTATAAGAATGTATATTAAGAATGTAGAATTTTTCAAAGGGTTATTTCAGACCCCCTAAAAAGAGAAAGTCCATGtatacgtttatttatatttatatagattttttatatacttttgtaATGCCGCTCCCCACTCTCAATTTTTCCTAGCCCCCCCATTCGTACCCCATTTCCGCCTTTATGTgcctttatatttaattgtatttggtAACTTGGTGCTTATTATAAGTGTCATTGCCCTAGTTAAGTGTTTTTGGCAAAATTAATGTAAACTAACATGAGTTGGCAAAGATGGCGCTTTTGTCGAATTTtcgtattcgaaatttaaacgtgattgtttaaaaaaacatctactttatagtaaaagatttttttaatattttcattacataaTAGTTTGTTAGTTAACAGCGAAGTATATCAAAGCTGCTACTTGCCAACTGATGTTTAGTGTATAAgtcatattttatagttttctataaaatacttttccGTCCTTTTTCGCCATAAAGTATGCTTGTATGTCTCCATATGCCAAAGAATGAAATGTGTGGGTACAAAAActgaataaatgattttaatatattctttgcatgcataataataaaatcacatacGAAGAGACAAAATGTATGAAGTgacttttacataattatttttagaaaatattttttttattaaaatgtgactTTATACATTTTTCCTTTCAGCTTTCggaatataagttattttttatacatgggTCAATTTAGAAAGCATTTTTAAAGATACTGCTCGCCTTTTATGCCAACAATTTTAAAGACCAACTCGATGACTAATTCTggagttgctactgtttatgggtattCGTGGCATTTGCCATTACGACCGACTTTCTCATTAAATCACTCAGATTAATCATTTTGCAAgctttaatacataattaaatgatttcGCGCTTCAGAATTGACCCAAAATTTGTAAGAACTAGTCTTAAGTCGTTGTAATAAATTTacgaaattataaaagaaaactagtttttttaattataccgcTTTCGTAGTTGGGTAAACAATGAGTCAGTCTCAGGTGCTGCGAATGAACGGGGTTCAATTCTGGGAAATAGTTTAGAAAGTTGTATGATCattttgtgtgaaataaatGCCTTCAAATGCCTTTAATATACTATAGAAAGCCCAAGTTTGTTAGTTCTTTGTTTGACGTCATATCTTTGGAGCTACTGTTtcgactttaaaaataattttacaaataattatatccaTTATTTCTGAGGTTTTTATTAATGCAACGGATTTTATTGTCAAATTTTTTTTAAGGATTTCCAGTAATATGCAGTCTGTTGATGGTAAATCCTACATTGCCAAAAGAATTCTAAGTATGTACATGATTCATATTGAAGGAGGATAAatgacattgatttttttttattgtttcgcggttttttatatgataattttcttccgacgtttcggagacttcagccttcatggtcacggagcaTTTCGCCTCGAAAAATAgttatttcaatgcctaacattcgcgtaaatataagaaatcaggATGAATGATATTTGTGCGTGGAAAGGTAagtcatatttaataattttaagatgtTCAAGACAGGTTCAGTGTAATGACCTCGTGAGTACAACGCGGGAATTATTAGCTTatttaaataccaatatttaatattttttcattctagtaataatgagtaattttatgataattaaatgtatCACGCTccaaaattcaattcaaaattaGATCACTTAATCAAATTATCCTGTGACtcctatttgtatttaaaatcgaTCATGACTACATCACAGAccaattttttatgttatatccgTTGATGCATGACGGTATTCATCATGCGTGACTTGCAATGCGTAGCGATTGTATTGAATCAGTAAAAATTGGCAAACTAATGCATATCATATCCCGTTGTCATATCGAGGCAGTCATACACTATAATGTCACGAGCaacatttatacattatttaaaatagattaattgATGCAAAAAAGTAGGTTAATTACAAGCTTTTAATTCATACTATTTATCAGATAACAGAAAGAAAGCGCCGCACCGTGTGACGTCACAGCTGTTACAATGCAGACGTGCGAGGGAGATAGAGAATTGTTCCAAATACTTTTGTATACACTAATACATATTgcatatgaaatattaattgatcataatatttcttctgtttttaagaaatattattttcaatagtaagtaatttacgcggaataaaattttaatatacaaaataatgtagaaatctataaaataataaaaatataattcgaaaTTCCACGTCAGTTTAATTTATGTCGCCTTTCCACACGTTCTCtacacaaagaaataaataatacattttaat
Above is a window of Manduca sexta isolate Smith_Timp_Sample1 chromosome 2, JHU_Msex_v1.0, whole genome shotgun sequence DNA encoding:
- the LOC119189069 gene encoding CD63 antigen-like; this encodes MSKDDMIRSVLYVVNVIYAVFGLITAATGIWFFVQLSEFVSLRNSNHYLLDYRVYWPQVAPWLFILLGLFVMLIAFCGWCGANKESRGLLGIYGIFLILIIVGQVIAATLIFVFVDGEDTDRFIKDTVYDGYYNTQSNPDAFKAFGRIERKLRCCGANDARDYRSWRNDLPLTCCQDSYYRATCDFTDKEANERLGCAKVASVYTKIISSSVAGASLLISLVEIVGVVMAWRLFKSLREVEHYIHERKEGETEC